A single Triticum dicoccoides isolate Atlit2015 ecotype Zavitan chromosome 2A, WEW_v2.0, whole genome shotgun sequence DNA region contains:
- the LOC119355309 gene encoding uncharacterized protein LOC119355309 has protein sequence MAIVVSSLASGSLPCSPEVSGRRRSSLVSAPPRRRQALAGLAIKSRGINRVQPTTRGATRIPAAAAGPSSGDRAGGNFPVPNVPSWVKMLVGVFFAAVPLYRQMRALEDKVEQTAEVAIEVVEKVAEVAEKIADDVSEAFPGNDNVKKATSRIKAIADEIEKDAEKAEALIEKVDEIEKEMDSVVDSVIEKVKKERSLRKNSMRGDDGDRKQK, from the exons ATGGCGATCGTCGTTAGCTCCTTGGCCTCCGGATCCTTGCCATGCAGTCCGGAGGTTTCTGGGCGACGACGGAGCTCACTAGTGTCTGCACCGCCTCGTCGCCGGCAAGCCCTCGCCGGCTTGGCGATCAAGTCGCGGGGCATCAACCGTGTCCAGCCGACGACCAGAGGAGCAACACG GATCCCCGCAGCCGCAGCTGGTCCAAGCTCCGGAGACCGAGCAGGAGGAAACTTCCCAGTTCCCAACGTGCCTTCATG GGTGAAGATGCTCGTCGGTGTCTTCTTTGCCGCAGTACCTCTTTACAGACAGATGAGAGCCCTGGAAG ATAAGGTTGAGCAGACGGCAGAAGTAGCAATTGAGGTGGTCGAAAAAGTGGCTGAGGTAGCTGAGAAAATTGCTGACGATGTCTCTGAAGCATTTCCCGGTAATGATAACGTAAAAAAGGCAACATCCAGGATCAAGGCCATCGCAGATGAAATTGAGAAGGACGCGGAGAAAGCCGAGGCCCTAATCGAGAAG GTCGATGAGATAGAGAAAGAGATGGATTCCGTAGTGGATTCTGTAATTGAGAAGGTCAAGAAGGAGAGATCATTGAGAAAGAACTCTATGAGAGGAGACGA
- the LOC119355308 gene encoding uncharacterized protein LOC119355308: MAAVVSWYGPLIDLSAAAGHVGGFVQLLASVRRVLPHQEQNAATGRTYNRVILEVGDDTRSSFSVSLWSNNTSSTIIAGDVLLLQNIKIVEFRNGLEGRASQMSAVQILMNSKDLVQPEGIDEFIINCKVGNATRSKLRRVSEWIVHTKRTRAENHQQVMSKNWKERMKNDSTDLLSISELLPQSKPCNLNIYASIGKIVLMGSLGPEMKGQLSVIEKHSLNGHNDIVRDFITTGCKLCGLPLYQKNLHGGSTYPIDCPDNPKYLHVVGQIYKPFMIYVQDQTGQVPVVVKNKVAEALFSNISADDVSECYNSRHCMLVDTCESGSSSTSGMLDGTGKIGIAKRKRTKRKLDFHLIWPILMKCLLNQGKNSPFCFQISVNPGKNVEDGRFELVSLTMPIP, from the exons ATGGCAGCAGTCGTGAGCTGGTACGGGCCGCTGATCGACCTGTCGGCGGCCGCCGGCCACGTCGGTGGATTCGTACAGCTCCTGGCGTCCGTTCGCCGTGTCCTTCCCCACCAG GAACAAAATGCCGCGACCGGAAGGACGTATAACAGAGTTATTCTAGAGGTTGGTGACGACACGAGGTCTAGCTTCTCCGTCTCTCTATGGTCCAACAATACAAGCTCGACCATAATCGCTGGCGATGTTTTACTGTTGCAGA ATATTAAGATAGTAGAGTTTAGAAATGGCTTGGAGGGAAGAGCTTCTCAGATGTCTGCAGTCCAAATTTTGATGAACTCTAAAGATTTAGTGCAACCTGAAG GAATTGACGAATTCATAATTAATTGCAAAGTCGGGAATGCTACAAGATCAAAATTAAGAAGAGTGTCAGAGTGGATCGTACACACCAAACGTACTCGTGCGGAAAATCATCAGCAG GTGATGTCGAAGAATTGGAAAGAAAGAATGAAAAATGATTCGACAGACCTCTTGTCCATCTCAGAACTACTACCTCAGAGCAAACCATGTAATTTGAATATTTATGCATCTATTGGCAAAATTGTGTTAATGGGTTCTCTTGGCCCTGAAATGAAGGGGCAATTATCAGTCATTGAGAAACATTCCTTGAATGGACATAATGATATTGTCAGAGATTTTATTACTACTGGATGCAAGTTATGTGGTTTACCTCTATACCAAAA AAATCTTCATGGAGGCAGTACTTATCCAATTGATTGCCCAGATAATCCAAAGTATCTCCATGTTGTTGGCCAGATATATAAACCATTCATG ATCTATGTGCAAGACCAAACTGGACAAGTTCCTGTGGTTGTGAAGAATAAAGTTGCAGAGGCTTTATTTTCTAATATTAGCGCAGATGATGTGTCCGAATGCTACAATAGCCGGCACTGCATGCTGGTAGATACTTGTGAATCTGGCAGCTCAAGCACTTCCGGGATGCTAGATGGCACTGGCAAGATAGGCATTGCTAAAAGGAAGAGAACCAAAAGAAAGCTTGATTTTCATCTTATCTGGCCCATTCTTATGAAATGCCTGCTGAACCAAGGCAAGAATAGTCCATTCTGCTTCCAGATTTCAGTCAACCCCGGGAAAAATGTTGAGGATGGACGATTTGAACTGGTTTCTTTGACAATGCCAATACCATGA